The sequence ttaaaattatttaattttaataattaaaataattattaataagatttaataataataattaattagtaagatttaattttaatttaaaaatatttagattaatgacatcacccaccatgcttagatttttttctttttctttttgattttttcttaacaaaggaattaacctaataatgacatcatcattttagcaatataatagaaactatagattgaTTAGTTATTTTTTAAGAGTTGGCTGATTCTTATAATACTATAAACATTTTTTGATGTCCTGATCTCTTAATAATAACTTAAAAGTTGTCATTAACATTTTcaaatataattttatttataattttttattttaaattgAAAAGATGTCATTTTATTATATGTAATTTTGGGACTTAAAAAGGGGATATATGTTATTCTCTTTATTATATTTCATctcctttcattcaaattaaaaAAATCTCATtttatttactaaataaataaactCGGAAATGGGTTTACTTGTGAATTAAGTTTAAGGGTTTTGGGTGTATCTAAAATAttcatttatacatatttatatttacattttaatcttaatctatactatatatactatatatattaaattaaattaaattaatattaatattaatattaatattaatattaattaatattaatattaatatttaatattaattaataattattaatattaatattaatattaatatttaatatttaataattaatctaTTTAGTGGCTGCTAGTTTATATTGTTCACCCAATAAAGGATTTCTGCAAACCCTAAAAACTGTTTTCAGCCTTCACCAATACACAATACACAAATCACATACCACACTTTCAATGGAACAAGAACAGCAATCAtcacaagaaatcagtaaaaaggCTGCCAAAAAGGAAGCAGCCAAAGCAGAAAAGCTTCGCCGCCGTCAAGAAGCAGCCGCCGCCGCCACATCCGGCGTCGCCGGTGTTTCAATCGAAGGTCCTGATCCTCTCGCCTCGAACTACGGTGACATTCCGATCAATGAACTGCAGTCAAAATCAATCTCCGGTCGTGTGTGGACCACCGTAAGCTCACTAACCGTCGAACAAAAAGATCAATCGGTGTTAGTACGTGGAAGAGCTCAGGCGATTCGTGCCGTTGGTAAGAAGATGGCGTTTTTGACTGTAAGAGAGAAGGGTTATACAGTTCAATGTGTGTTAACAGTTGCACCTGACGCCGTTAGTACTCAGATGGTGAAATTTGCCGCCGGAATTAGTAAGGAATCGATTGTGGATATCGAAGGGATTGTTACTGTTCCGCCTGAAGCGATTAAAGGTGCTTCACAACAGGTGAATTTCACTTATGCTTATGTTTAACATAACTTATgcctatagcttttaataagatgCATTGAACCACGGGGCTGGTGGTGTAATAGTTGAGGGTCCATCCTTCCATAATAAGATGCATTGCGCTCGTGGCCACGGATATTCGCGTGGAATGACTCCGGGCTGCTCACAAAGCGGGTAGTTGTCCTGGGATTAGTCTGTTCGTAAAATAAGTCacgttaataaaaaaataaataagatGCATTGCATCTAAATTTCACATTTGCATTTAAGAATGAATGGTCCAagcatataaatatatgtgtatgtaGGTGTTTTCCTGAAAACTAACTTGTGATATCGGAAAATCATTACTGATTTTTTTCTTAATGTGTGTAGGTTGAAGTACAAGTGAGGAAGATCTATTGTGTAAACCGGGCTGCCAATGTGCTTCCTATCAATGTTGAGGATGCTGCTAGAAGTGATGCTGAAATTAGGAGACATTTGGAGGTATATAAATATCACTTGTTTATTACTTAGTGGATTTTACCAATACTGTTGTGTATTTTGTGTATTGAGACGGTAAATCAATCTCTGCAGGAAACTGGAGAGCAACTTGTTCGTGTTAATCAGGATACCCGATTGAACTACAGGATTTTGGACATGCGAACACATGCAAATCAAGCGATTTTTCGCCTCGAGAGTCACGTTTTAAACGTATGACATTCTGATTTCATTATGTACTTGTGTGTTATTTTATTTATGTGGTGTGTGCAAGTGTTAATATGACTTGAATATATGTATAAATGACGATTAAATgctaaattaaataaaatcaattgGGCGTACTTCATTTTTTCCTAATTGGTTGCTCTTGATAACATGGAATCTTGCCGTCACTTGAGTCTGCGACTTTGAGTTCCATTGACTACCGAGAGTATCTACTGTTGACTTGGTCAATATAGCTTGAAACAGTTAACCATACGGAGATACATTGATCTGTCACCGTAATTTGTGGGCTTTCATTTGCATTCTATAtgcttctatttatttattttttgcctCTGGAAGAATAAAGTATATGTCTGAATAAAGTATATTTCTGATTGTAAGGTAAGTGCTTTTGTTAGAGTAAAATATTAGATAAATGTTTTGTATATGTTAAAACTCGACTAAAATAATTATAAAGGTGAGTTCAGATATTTACTTTCTGATTGATGTTTTTTCTGTCGTATTATACTTATCTATAGGAAGCTCAAATTTCATAAAATCGCAACATGCTTTACAAAATGGTTGACTCTGGTTACTAAATCGGTCTTAACCATTGTTTTCGTTATTAGTTGTCACATTAATACTTTATTATTATAGCCCTTTCAAAAGAACTCTAACGTGACTGGGTTTGGGACGTTAAAAACTGATAGTAAAGTTATTAGATTGGACCTTTCTGCAAAGTATACTGATAAGTTTTAAAATATTTCCAAGTTATATATGAATGTTTTTTTATACGATTAATGAAAGTTTCGGAAAACTGGATATAACTGATTGAACCTTGAATAATCAGTTTCATGGGCAATGTAGGTCGATGAAATCGTTGTAATGATACTATAATTATAATCACTATCTTTATGTGTTTATGTAATTAAAGTAACCGCTATATCATTCTATAACTCACCAAATCTTTATGCAACTTTCTGCAGTTATTTAGGCAGTTTCTGCTGAATGAAGATTTTTTTGAAATCATTACTCCGAAATTAACAGCAGGCACCAGTGAAGGTGGTGCAGCTGTATTTAAACTGGAATACAAGAAACAACCTGCGTGCCTTGCTCAATCGCCCCAGCTTCACAAGCAGATGGCAATCTGTGGTGATTTTGGAGGTGTTTTTGTGGTGGGTCCCGTCTTTAGAGCTGAAGATTCATACACACACAGGCATTTGTGTGAATTCACAGGTCTTGATGTGGAAATGGAGATTAAGGAGCATTATTCCGAGGTGAGGACAACTTATACGTATACAAATCTCTAAATTTTAATAATTctgatacacatacatatgcaaatATCAGTATTTTAATAACTCTGATGTGTGGATTCATATAGGTGATGGATATAGTGGACCGCCTTTTTGTTGAAATGTTTGACAAATTGAATGAAAAATGCCAGAAACAACTAGAAGCTATTGGCGGGCAGTATCCCTTCAAGCCTTTGAAGGTAATTAAAACTTTGTTATAACATGTGTGAAGTAATGTTTTTCATTACCCCTGTTCATGTTTTAATCTGAGAGTATTAATTAATAATGCAGTACTTGCGGAAGACGTTGCGACTTACATTTGAAGAAGGAATTCAAATGCTCAAGGTTAGTAAAATGATAACATCTTTCACTAATCTGCCAAGTGATATGTCAGTTGTGATCCTTATATTAAAGAATGGTCAACTTGGGTTGTGTTTTTATGTCAAATGGATCGAAGCGTAAAATCAAATGTTATTCAATATTTTGTGGTAAATAAGTACTCGATGGGAGGTGCTTAAGGTTAAGTTTTCTTATTCTATACTAGTTTTTTATACAAGAGTTTGACCGTAAGTATTTGGGCCAACCCAATTTTTTTACTTGACTTGTTCCTGAAACTGATGTGTGTA comes from Rutidosis leptorrhynchoides isolate AG116_Rl617_1_P2 chromosome 4, CSIRO_AGI_Rlap_v1, whole genome shotgun sequence and encodes:
- the LOC139843428 gene encoding aspartate--tRNA ligase 2, cytoplasmic-like, producing MEQEQQSSQEISKKAAKKEAAKAEKLRRRQEAAAAATSGVAGVSIEGPDPLASNYGDIPINELQSKSISGRVWTTVSSLTVEQKDQSVLVRGRAQAIRAVGKKMAFLTVREKGYTVQCVLTVAPDAVSTQMVKFAAGISKESIVDIEGIVTVPPEAIKGASQQVEVQVRKIYCVNRAANVLPINVEDAARSDAEIRRHLEETGEQLVRVNQDTRLNYRILDMRTHANQAIFRLESHVLNLFRQFLLNEDFFEIITPKLTAGTSEGGAAVFKLEYKKQPACLAQSPQLHKQMAICGDFGGVFVVGPVFRAEDSYTHRHLCEFTGLDVEMEIKEHYSEVMDIVDRLFVEMFDKLNEKCQKQLEAIGGQYPFKPLKYLRKTLRLTFEEGIQMLKDAGVEVDPLGDLNTETERTLGKLVAEKYGTEFYILHRYPLAVRPFYTMPCADNAAYSNSFDVFIRGEEIISGAQRVHIPELLESRAQECGIDVKTISTYIDSFRYGAPPHGGFGVGLERVVMLFCALDNIRKTSLFPRDPRRLEP